The Tautonia marina genome has a window encoding:
- the deoC gene encoding deoxyribose-phosphate aldolase, translated as MDASYGDISKMIDHSLLNPTLTLTDLERGCRLAVAYDVASVCIMPYAMARCTELLSGSTVQPSTTIGFPHGGHTTTVKVAEAVQAIADGCQELDMVVNISKVLSNAWDDVREDIRAVIDVAHAEGRKVKVIFENCYLTDQHKIRLCELCGSLNADWVKTSTGYGTGGATREDLQLMRAHSPAHVQVKAAGGVRDLDTLLDVRSLGVTRVGASRTAEILDECRQRLGLPPISSADLREGSATGY; from the coding sequence ATGGACGCGTCATACGGCGACATCTCCAAGATGATCGACCATTCGCTGTTGAATCCCACGCTCACCCTGACCGACCTGGAACGAGGCTGCCGGCTGGCTGTCGCCTACGATGTGGCGAGCGTCTGCATCATGCCTTATGCGATGGCCCGTTGTACCGAGCTTCTCTCGGGCAGCACGGTTCAGCCCAGCACCACCATTGGTTTTCCACACGGTGGTCACACAACGACCGTTAAGGTGGCGGAAGCCGTTCAGGCCATTGCGGACGGCTGCCAGGAACTGGACATGGTCGTGAACATCTCGAAGGTCCTCAGCAATGCCTGGGATGACGTTCGGGAGGACATTCGCGCCGTGATCGACGTGGCTCACGCAGAGGGTCGCAAAGTCAAGGTGATCTTTGAGAATTGCTACCTGACTGACCAGCACAAGATTCGTCTCTGTGAACTCTGTGGTTCACTCAACGCTGACTGGGTGAAGACCTCGACCGGATACGGTACTGGTGGGGCGACTCGGGAGGATTTGCAGCTGATGCGAGCGCATTCCCCGGCGCATGTTCAGGTCAAGGCTGCCGGAGGGGTGCGGGATCTTGACACGTTGCTCGATGTCCGGTCGCTCGGCGTGACTCGCGTGGGAGCGAGCCGAACCGCAGAGATCCTGGACGAATGCCGACAACGACTTGGGCTCCCACCGATCTCGTCCGCTGATCTGCGAGAGGGGTCGGCAACCGGATATTGA
- a CDS encoding DUF72 domain-containing protein — MSAYHGSMNTTSPSHPILIGCSGWSYPDWEGVFYPPGLHTSETLSYYADRFPIVEVDSTFYRAPTPGMVRSWYERTPSAFRFALKAPRSITHEKLLKNCEEEVEGFVSSILGLREKLSCVLLQMGYFNRSAFGTQSEFLKVLDTFLTRWPSGQTPLAVEVRNARWINSELASVLTSHGAALTLTEQSWMPTPRQVADQFDPLTGPFAFIRLLGDRQGIERVTTTWDRIVLDRSADLAETADLIQSLSLHAPVFVFANNHYAGHSPETVRQLRRLLALPEPSPPDRPRWTLFD, encoded by the coding sequence GTGTCTGCTTATCATGGAAGTATGAACACCACGAGCCCGAGCCACCCCATTCTGATTGGTTGTAGTGGATGGAGTTATCCCGACTGGGAGGGCGTCTTCTATCCCCCTGGCCTTCATACCAGCGAGACGCTTTCCTATTACGCCGATCGCTTTCCAATCGTCGAGGTCGATTCCACCTTTTACCGCGCTCCAACTCCGGGCATGGTCCGCTCCTGGTATGAACGGACCCCCAGCGCATTTCGCTTCGCTTTGAAGGCCCCTCGCTCGATCACGCATGAAAAGCTGCTCAAAAATTGTGAGGAGGAGGTCGAAGGCTTCGTTTCCTCGATTCTCGGACTCCGCGAGAAGCTCAGTTGCGTGCTTCTGCAAATGGGCTACTTCAATCGGTCGGCCTTCGGAACCCAGTCGGAGTTCCTGAAGGTACTCGACACGTTTCTGACTCGTTGGCCTTCGGGGCAAACTCCCCTGGCGGTTGAAGTGCGCAATGCCCGATGGATCAACTCCGAGTTGGCCAGCGTGTTGACCTCACACGGCGCGGCCTTGACGCTCACGGAACAGTCCTGGATGCCGACCCCTCGACAGGTCGCCGATCAGTTCGACCCCCTGACCGGCCCCTTCGCTTTCATCCGCTTGCTGGGCGATCGCCAGGGAATCGAACGGGTCACCACCACCTGGGACCGGATTGTTCTCGATCGTTCGGCCGATTTGGCCGAGACCGCCGATCTGATCCAAAGCTTGTCCCTACACGCGCCGGTCTTCGTGTTCGCGAACAATCACTACGCTGGGCATTCTCCGGAGACGGTCCGACAGCTTCGGCGGCTCCTGGCGCTTCCCGAACCCTCCCCACCTGATCGACCGAGGTGGACCCTGTTTGATTGA
- a CDS encoding CAP domain-containing protein — protein MQPRLELLDDRVLLSSAPSVAIQDRVLFVVGTEGNDEIDVTIRPFRLGAQTIPLVRVAGIPRWFPATRFDLVAVNASAGDDLVTIHDRGLPLMSVWIDGGEGSDTLLGSSANDTIMGGPGDDIIEGRGFGDVIVGGPGWNVINGIAEPPSLGGYPLPTFDPDEGFPGGDSSTPLSSSPPSSIALTLDEWAIVSQTNQERAKVGLPSLVVSESLQRASRIQAENMAKLNRISHVLPESSTPTLADRARAVGYEFAALAENLAFNYATPSLAVEGWLSSDGHRDNILSDEYTEIGVAIARNGIGQPYYVQVFGRPVV, from the coding sequence ATGCAGCCCCGACTGGAATTGCTCGATGATCGTGTTCTTCTTTCCTCGGCTCCGTCCGTCGCAATCCAGGATCGGGTTCTGTTCGTGGTCGGAACCGAAGGCAACGACGAGATCGACGTGACCATTCGACCGTTTCGCTTGGGGGCCCAGACCATCCCATTGGTTCGGGTGGCCGGCATTCCCAGATGGTTCCCGGCCACGCGATTTGATCTGGTCGCTGTGAATGCAAGCGCAGGCGACGACCTCGTCACGATCCACGACCGAGGTCTCCCCTTGATGTCCGTCTGGATCGACGGTGGCGAGGGAAGTGATACGCTGCTCGGCAGTTCGGCCAACGACACGATCATGGGGGGACCGGGGGATGACATCATCGAGGGTCGAGGCTTCGGGGATGTCATCGTAGGTGGTCCCGGCTGGAACGTGATCAACGGAATCGCGGAACCGCCTTCGCTGGGAGGTTATCCCTTACCGACCTTCGACCCGGACGAGGGATTCCCCGGGGGCGACTCATCGACGCCGCTCTCGAGTTCGCCTCCGTCGTCGATTGCACTGACCCTTGATGAGTGGGCCATCGTCTCCCAGACCAATCAGGAGAGAGCTAAGGTAGGACTGCCGTCACTGGTCGTCAGTGAATCACTGCAACGAGCCAGTCGAATTCAAGCGGAGAACATGGCGAAATTGAATCGAATTTCCCACGTCCTCCCCGAGTCCAGTACGCCCACACTCGCCGATCGGGCTCGTGCTGTCGGGTACGAATTCGCCGCCCTGGCGGAGAATCTCGCATTCAACTACGCAACACCCTCGCTCGCGGTGGAGGGATGGCTCAGCTCGGATGGACACCGAGACAACATCCTCTCAGACGAGTACACGGAGATCGGCGTGGCGATCGCTCGAAACGGGATCGGACAGCCCTATTACGTTCAGGTATTCGGAAGACCTGTCGTCTGA
- a CDS encoding N(4)-(beta-N-acetylglucosaminyl)-L-asparaginase: MMEPIDRRTLLSAGVTGLCAATLGIGAAPRRQVGKGKPVVVASANGLQTVTKAMDLILAGADPLDAAIEGVAIVEADPNDRSVGYGGLPNEDGVVELDAAVMHGPTANGGAVASLQNIMHPAAVARMVMQRTDHCLLVGEGALRFARMHGFPEVNLLTEESRKIWLHWKETLSDRDDRFPPSDDQVDPVVRQFFGIRETGTIHCSALDTHGNLGCVTTTSGLSFKIPGRVGDSPILGAGLYLDNEFGSAGSTGRGEANLLNCSSLRIVEALRAGKAPQDAALEACKQIARTNLNPKLRDDQGRPNFDVTFYCVRKDGSFGGASIWSGARMAVHDGDSARLVDCAALYDR; this comes from the coding sequence ATGATGGAACCGATTGATCGCCGGACCCTGCTTTCGGCTGGAGTCACTGGACTTTGCGCTGCAACCCTGGGGATCGGTGCAGCCCCACGACGCCAGGTTGGGAAGGGAAAACCGGTCGTTGTTGCCAGCGCCAATGGCTTGCAGACGGTCACGAAAGCGATGGATTTGATCCTCGCCGGTGCGGATCCGCTCGATGCGGCGATTGAAGGGGTGGCGATCGTGGAAGCCGACCCAAACGATCGAAGCGTAGGCTATGGCGGCCTACCGAACGAGGACGGCGTGGTGGAACTTGACGCAGCCGTGATGCATGGCCCCACGGCCAACGGGGGGGCAGTGGCGTCACTTCAAAACATCATGCACCCGGCCGCCGTGGCTCGGATGGTGATGCAACGCACCGATCACTGCCTGCTGGTGGGTGAGGGAGCGCTCCGCTTTGCCCGGATGCACGGGTTCCCCGAGGTGAACCTGCTGACCGAGGAGTCTCGCAAGATCTGGCTGCACTGGAAGGAGACGCTGAGCGATCGCGACGATCGATTTCCGCCTTCCGACGATCAGGTCGATCCCGTTGTCCGACAGTTCTTCGGGATTCGAGAGACTGGGACCATCCACTGCTCGGCGCTGGATACGCACGGCAATCTTGGTTGCGTGACAACCACGTCGGGGCTGTCTTTCAAGATTCCAGGTCGGGTGGGAGATTCACCGATTCTGGGGGCCGGGCTCTATCTGGACAACGAGTTCGGCTCGGCTGGTTCCACCGGACGAGGTGAAGCCAACCTCCTCAATTGCTCAAGCCTTCGCATTGTCGAGGCCCTGCGAGCCGGCAAGGCACCACAAGACGCCGCGCTCGAAGCGTGCAAGCAGATCGCCAGAACGAACCTCAACCCGAAACTTCGAGACGACCAGGGACGTCCAAATTTTGACGTAACGTTCTACTGTGTTCGCAAGGACGGGAGCTTCGGAGGTGCTTCGATCTGGTCGGGAGCCCGGATGGCGGTTCACGACGGTGACTCCGCCAGACTCGTCGATTGTGCCGCACTCTATGACCGGTAA
- a CDS encoding UTP--glucose-1-phosphate uridylyltransferase, producing the protein MADAKSLIETITSTDPELRDRSLRSLIAGDPTSTILSHCEELERFRKRSTNLYERVRASLFLHTLYRYVLQEAPDLPSTGWIPVEGVDDLMQRRFEQAISSFRAAMHRDGPNGTIASALARAYEEIALQTLADQVRRSVRSCRGNRWMFRVGSADEHPLRLHSQLLEREGDDHLFPVLVERTPVRLDLSHSGWSDIFFLGMDFPEGARVLNISVDLGVFGRDDQPRPPIETYCRVIAEPILRLSSLDLNDAKDIDSLEELFNFGNDYLGLVKAGVIASGLVPPSLEGSSTTLQQVLDRVIRPGHGLEVVSKVNDIPKGSRLAVSTNLLASLISLLMRATCQTRALAGPLHPEESPVVVARAILGEWLGGSGGGWQDSGGIFPGIKLIEGVPASEGDPEHGISRGRLLPKHTLLDQKGAGEQFHDALARSLVLVHGGMAQNVGPILNMVTEKYLLRGQEEWEARQDALQIFQGIVSAVQSADVQTLGKLTTQNWDGPLKRIIPWVTNRFTESIIAEAKAHLGEDFWGFLMLGGMSGGGMAFFVAPHRRDAFRSEALAILKRVKHRLDDALPFAMEPVVYDFAINPLGTVAEVLEDEAALMPPRYYSLQIPRMITQGHTEVHPQRRVDIDRFASQSADTTELLRLFRTTINTLFPVPRSALDPTSADWNAEADRIRRENGFDSVQHEQLREDLQRGRIGLARNRLPVDTEIRDVQDDDLIDARSLNDDPNRSPLGAKLGEIAVVSLAAGVGSRWTTGAGVVKAVNPFVMLDGTHRSFLEIHLAKTRQAMQRYGVTIPHVVTTSYLTHAAIEHHLQMTRNYGHHGPVVLSRGQSIGQRLVPMTRDLTFLWEEQAHETLDENKQKVREASRRAILGWAQSQGEGADYVDNVPLQRFNPPGHFYEVPNLLRNGTLAGLLDQFPDLQWLLVHNIDTLGADLDPRIFAKVRESGATLIFEVIARRLDDRGGGLARVNGRLRLLEGLAQPREEVEFLLRYYNSMTTWVHIDGLLSAFGLNRADLRENPDRVASAIRSMAARVPTYVTIKDVKRRWGHAQEDVFPVVQFEKLWGDLTALPDLPCSFLAVDRARGQQLKDPAQLDGWANDGSLSYVRSLCSFQPGTVPN; encoded by the coding sequence ATGGCTGACGCGAAATCCTTGATCGAGACGATCACCTCGACCGACCCGGAACTTCGCGATCGTTCCCTCCGGTCCTTGATCGCAGGAGATCCAACTTCCACAATCCTCTCGCATTGTGAGGAACTGGAACGGTTTCGCAAGCGATCGACCAACCTCTACGAACGTGTCCGTGCGTCATTGTTTCTTCATACGCTCTACCGATACGTCTTGCAGGAAGCTCCCGACCTCCCCTCAACCGGATGGATCCCGGTCGAGGGTGTTGACGACCTCATGCAGCGTCGCTTTGAGCAAGCGATCTCATCCTTTCGCGCCGCCATGCACCGGGATGGCCCCAACGGAACGATCGCAAGTGCCCTCGCCAGGGCCTATGAGGAGATCGCTCTGCAAACACTCGCGGATCAGGTTCGGCGATCCGTGCGGAGTTGCCGGGGCAATCGCTGGATGTTCCGCGTCGGCTCGGCCGACGAACATCCGCTCCGCCTTCATTCGCAATTGCTGGAGCGGGAAGGAGACGACCACCTCTTTCCGGTCCTCGTCGAGCGAACGCCGGTCCGGCTCGATCTCTCACATAGCGGTTGGTCCGATATCTTCTTCTTGGGGATGGATTTTCCCGAAGGTGCGAGGGTTTTGAACATCTCGGTCGATCTCGGCGTCTTCGGTCGCGATGATCAGCCCAGGCCACCGATCGAAACCTACTGCCGGGTGATTGCCGAGCCGATCCTCAGGCTTTCCAGCCTCGACCTCAACGACGCCAAAGATATTGATTCGCTCGAAGAGTTGTTTAACTTTGGAAATGACTATCTTGGCCTGGTCAAGGCCGGGGTCATTGCTTCGGGCTTGGTTCCTCCGTCGCTCGAAGGGTCCTCGACCACGTTGCAACAGGTTCTCGACCGTGTCATCCGCCCCGGTCACGGACTTGAGGTTGTCAGCAAGGTCAACGACATTCCCAAGGGTTCCCGTCTCGCCGTTTCGACGAACCTCTTGGCCTCGCTCATTTCCCTCTTGATGCGAGCGACCTGCCAGACGAGAGCGTTGGCCGGCCCCCTGCATCCTGAAGAGTCACCAGTCGTTGTCGCCCGAGCGATTCTCGGCGAGTGGCTCGGCGGTTCCGGAGGCGGGTGGCAGGATTCGGGAGGCATTTTCCCCGGCATCAAGCTGATCGAAGGTGTTCCCGCAAGCGAGGGCGATCCCGAACACGGTATCAGCCGGGGACGCTTGCTTCCGAAGCATACCTTGCTCGACCAGAAGGGAGCTGGGGAACAGTTCCATGACGCTCTGGCTCGCAGCCTGGTGCTGGTTCATGGCGGAATGGCTCAGAACGTCGGGCCAATTCTCAACATGGTCACCGAGAAATATCTCCTGCGAGGCCAGGAGGAGTGGGAAGCTCGTCAGGACGCCCTCCAGATTTTCCAAGGGATCGTTTCGGCCGTTCAATCGGCCGATGTCCAGACACTCGGGAAACTGACCACCCAGAACTGGGACGGACCTCTTAAACGCATCATTCCCTGGGTCACGAACCGATTCACCGAATCGATCATCGCGGAGGCGAAAGCCCATCTGGGCGAGGATTTCTGGGGTTTCTTGATGCTCGGCGGTATGTCCGGCGGTGGCATGGCGTTTTTCGTCGCTCCCCACCGTCGCGATGCCTTTCGATCCGAAGCCCTGGCCATTCTGAAACGGGTCAAACATCGCCTCGACGATGCCTTACCGTTCGCCATGGAGCCGGTGGTGTATGACTTCGCCATCAACCCGCTTGGCACGGTCGCCGAAGTTCTTGAGGACGAGGCGGCGCTGATGCCCCCTCGGTATTATTCCTTGCAAATTCCCCGGATGATCACGCAGGGGCACACCGAGGTTCATCCCCAGCGCCGGGTCGATATCGACCGATTTGCCTCTCAGAGTGCCGACACCACCGAACTGCTTCGGCTCTTCCGAACGACGATCAATACCCTCTTTCCTGTTCCTCGATCCGCGCTCGATCCAACCTCAGCCGATTGGAACGCCGAGGCCGATCGTATCCGTCGAGAGAACGGTTTCGACTCTGTCCAACACGAACAACTCCGAGAGGACCTTCAACGCGGTCGGATCGGTCTTGCTCGCAATCGATTGCCCGTCGATACCGAAATCCGCGATGTTCAGGACGACGATCTGATCGACGCCCGATCCCTGAATGACGATCCCAACCGATCGCCTCTCGGAGCCAAGCTGGGCGAGATCGCCGTGGTCAGTCTTGCCGCCGGAGTTGGCAGCCGGTGGACGACGGGAGCCGGGGTGGTGAAGGCCGTCAATCCGTTCGTCATGCTCGACGGCACCCACCGCAGCTTCCTCGAGATTCACCTTGCGAAAACGCGGCAAGCCATGCAGCGATACGGCGTCACCATCCCTCATGTGGTGACGACCAGTTACCTGACCCACGCGGCCATCGAGCATCACCTGCAGATGACCCGGAACTACGGACACCACGGACCGGTTGTCCTGTCTCGTGGTCAGTCCATCGGTCAGAGATTAGTACCAATGACGCGCGATCTGACGTTCCTCTGGGAGGAGCAGGCTCACGAAACGCTTGACGAAAACAAGCAGAAGGTTCGTGAGGCGTCCCGACGCGCGATCCTTGGATGGGCTCAGTCTCAGGGAGAAGGCGCTGATTACGTCGATAATGTCCCGCTTCAGCGATTCAATCCCCCCGGGCACTTCTACGAGGTTCCGAACCTTCTCCGCAACGGAACTCTCGCCGGGCTGCTCGATCAGTTCCCGGACCTTCAATGGTTGCTCGTTCACAACATCGATACGCTCGGCGCTGACCTTGATCCAAGAATCTTCGCCAAGGTTCGAGAGTCAGGAGCGACCCTGATCTTTGAGGTCATCGCCCGACGGCTCGACGATCGCGGCGGCGGTCTGGCCCGGGTCAATGGCCGGCTTCGGCTCCTGGAAGGACTGGCCCAACCTCGTGAAGAGGTCGAATTCTTGCTCCGCTACTACAATTCCATGACCACCTGGGTTCACATCGACGGTCTGCTTTCCGCCTTCGGACTAAATCGAGCTGACCTCAGAGAAAACCCGGATCGTGTCGCCTCGGCCATCCGATCGATGGCCGCTCGTGTTCCAACCTACGTGACCATCAAGGACGTCAAGCGGCGATGGGGACACGCGCAAGAAGACGTCTTCCCAGTCGTTCAGTTTGAAAAACTCTGGGGAGATTTGACCGCACTTCCTGATCTTCCCTGCTCATTTCTTGCGGTCGATCGTGCTCGCGGTCAGCAACTCAAAGACCCGGCCCAGCTTGACGGGTGGGCCAATGACGGCAGCCTGTCGTATGTCCGCTCGCTCTGTTCGTTTCAACCGGGTACAGTTCCGAACTGA
- a CDS encoding UTP--glucose-1-phosphate uridylyltransferase — MQIRKAVITAAGRGARQYPASDTVQKTMLPLVDRDGLTKPLLQIIAEEALDSGIEEICVVSAPGDEARYRSQFRSIADHLRSAFRGVSWAEEQIRKVGELDSRIRFVEQQEPEGYGHAVWCAREFIGPHPFLLLLGDHLYISRESRRCARQLIELASSESCAVSAVQATREHLIHQYGTLTGRRLHDRTDAYQIDEILEKPNPTLAELRLQVPGLRAGYYLCFFGMHVLTPTIFELLDDLVRRDERDGDQIQLTSALNSLANREKYLALETLGSRHNLGIKFGYVEAQLALALSGADRDRLLTMLVESVAREQATDQRSP; from the coding sequence GTGCAGATTCGTAAGGCGGTAATCACGGCGGCCGGTCGAGGTGCCAGGCAATATCCGGCTTCCGATACGGTCCAGAAAACAATGCTCCCCCTGGTCGATCGGGATGGTTTGACCAAGCCGCTTCTGCAAATCATCGCCGAAGAAGCGCTCGACAGCGGGATCGAGGAAATCTGCGTCGTTTCGGCTCCCGGTGACGAGGCCCGCTACCGATCGCAATTTCGTTCCATCGCCGATCATCTCCGGTCGGCCTTTCGCGGCGTCTCGTGGGCGGAAGAACAGATTCGAAAGGTCGGTGAACTCGATTCCCGGATTCGCTTTGTCGAGCAGCAAGAGCCCGAAGGATACGGCCACGCGGTCTGGTGCGCCCGAGAGTTTATCGGCCCCCATCCGTTCCTCTTGTTGCTCGGTGATCATCTCTACATTTCCCGAGAGTCCCGGAGGTGTGCCCGTCAACTGATCGAGCTTGCCTCCTCCGAGTCCTGCGCCGTGTCCGCGGTTCAGGCAACGCGCGAGCACCTGATCCATCAGTACGGCACCCTCACCGGCCGTCGGTTGCACGACCGAACCGACGCCTATCAGATTGATGAGATTCTCGAGAAGCCCAATCCCACCCTTGCCGAGCTTCGTCTTCAGGTTCCAGGGCTTCGGGCTGGGTATTACCTGTGCTTTTTCGGCATGCATGTGCTGACGCCGACCATCTTCGAATTGCTCGACGACCTGGTGCGTCGCGACGAACGAGATGGGGACCAGATCCAGCTCACCTCGGCCTTGAACAGTCTGGCCAATCGCGAAAAATACCTCGCGCTCGAAACACTCGGGTCGAGGCACAACCTCGGAATCAAGTTCGGCTATGTCGAAGCTCAACTCGCACTGGCCCTGAGTGGAGCCGACCGGGATCGCTTGCTGACGATGCTCGTCGAATCGGTTGCGCGGGAGCAGGCGACCGATCAGCGATCTCCGTGA
- the thiS gene encoding sulfur carrier protein ThiS, producing the protein MTIILNGEERTFSGPLSVAEVLKHLEVRPEFVAVEVNRVLVPRARHAEAVLDEGDEVEVVTLVGGGAPEAGAFGPDELTIGSHRFRSRLFVGTGKYATLELMRDCLNASGAEVVTVAVRRERLFDKEGRNLLDYLDPARYTILPNTAGCFNAEEALRTARLGRELLEGLGNPGADWVKLEVLADPRTLLPDPVATLQTTEVLVKDGFTVLCYTSDDPVMARHLKAAGAASVMPAGSPIGSGQGVLNPNNIRIILEDLKGNDPDYPVIIDAGVGTASDVAIAMELGCDGVLLNTGIASATDPLRMAHAMRLACEAGRLAGGAGRIPKKLYATASSPTEGMIHRP; encoded by the coding sequence GTGACCATCATCCTCAACGGCGAAGAACGCACGTTTTCCGGACCACTCAGCGTGGCCGAGGTCCTCAAGCATCTGGAAGTCCGGCCTGAGTTTGTGGCCGTCGAGGTCAATCGCGTCCTCGTCCCTCGGGCACGCCATGCCGAGGCGGTGCTGGACGAAGGGGATGAAGTCGAGGTCGTGACGCTCGTAGGGGGGGGTGCCCCTGAGGCCGGTGCGTTCGGTCCCGACGAGTTGACGATCGGATCGCACCGATTCCGAAGCCGTCTGTTCGTCGGGACCGGCAAGTACGCAACGCTGGAACTGATGAGGGATTGCCTCAACGCAAGCGGAGCGGAAGTCGTGACCGTTGCCGTTCGTCGCGAAAGGCTTTTTGACAAAGAAGGGCGGAACCTGCTCGATTACCTCGACCCGGCTCGCTACACGATCCTTCCCAATACCGCCGGCTGCTTCAACGCCGAGGAAGCGTTGCGTACCGCGAGGCTTGGGCGTGAGTTGCTCGAAGGACTCGGGAATCCCGGGGCCGACTGGGTAAAACTCGAAGTCCTCGCCGACCCGAGAACCCTGTTGCCCGATCCCGTCGCCACACTTCAGACCACCGAGGTGCTGGTCAAGGACGGCTTCACGGTCCTCTGCTACACCAGTGACGACCCGGTGATGGCGAGGCACTTGAAGGCCGCCGGCGCGGCGTCCGTCATGCCGGCGGGAAGTCCGATCGGCAGTGGTCAGGGTGTGCTGAATCCCAACAACATCCGGATCATCCTGGAGGACCTGAAGGGAAATGATCCCGATTATCCGGTCATCATTGACGCCGGTGTCGGCACGGCAAGCGATGTGGCCATTGCGATGGAACTTGGCTGCGACGGCGTGTTGCTGAACACGGGGATCGCCTCGGCCACCGATCCCCTCCGGATGGCCCACGCCATGCGCCTGGCCTGCGAGGCCGGCCGCCTTGCAGGCGGGGCCGGTCGGATTCCGAAGAAGCTGTATGCGACCGCATCAAGTCCGACGGAGGGGATGATTCATCGGCCTTAA
- a CDS encoding HEAT repeat domain-containing protein — protein MEGQNLPMIPTLHRSLATKLVCLVVMVSGCGGVGFLGTTASSFLRHVQESDNPNVRYAAFTKLADPSCYSDESQKTEAVGVLVAALEGGKESVATQAAICRTLGALNRPEALTVLRKTALADDPIVRTEACRALGKIGTIEDATLLARVMTTDVSRDCRVAAIEALGDLAPEDPRIGLTLVEGMRNPDPAIRAASYQTLKQITGQDLGFEISRWEELAHARLNETQPPDIQTAP, from the coding sequence ATGGAAGGTCAGAACCTCCCAATGATTCCGACGCTCCACCGGTCCCTGGCGACGAAGCTGGTCTGTCTGGTCGTCATGGTTTCCGGGTGTGGTGGGGTCGGGTTTCTCGGAACGACCGCATCGAGCTTCCTCCGGCATGTCCAGGAAAGCGACAATCCGAACGTGCGGTACGCTGCGTTCACGAAGCTCGCCGATCCCAGTTGTTACAGTGATGAGAGCCAGAAGACCGAAGCAGTCGGCGTGCTCGTGGCAGCGCTAGAGGGAGGGAAAGAATCGGTTGCGACCCAGGCGGCCATCTGCCGAACCCTCGGAGCGCTGAACCGTCCCGAAGCGCTCACGGTTCTCCGCAAGACCGCACTGGCCGACGATCCGATCGTTCGGACCGAAGCCTGCCGCGCGCTCGGCAAGATTGGCACGATCGAAGACGCCACGCTCCTGGCTCGCGTCATGACGACCGATGTCAGCCGAGACTGCCGCGTGGCCGCGATCGAGGCCCTGGGAGACCTGGCACCCGAGGATCCCCGCATCGGCCTGACACTCGTTGAAGGCATGCGCAACCCTGACCCCGCCATCCGGGCCGCAAGCTACCAGACCCTCAAGCAGATCACAGGGCAGGACCTCGGTTTCGAGATCAGCCGATGGGAAGAACTCGCCCACGCTCGTCTCAACGAAACGCAGCCGCCCGATATTCAGACTGCTCCCTGA